The Croceicoccus marinus genome contains a region encoding:
- the fabD gene encoding ACP S-malonyltransferase, translated as MRAFVFPGQGSQKIGMGTDLAASSAAAREVFEEVDDALDLKLSAIMADGPEDTLTLTENAQPAIMANAIATLRVLERDFGIVLADKADYVAGHSLGEYTALCSVGAFSLPDAARLLKLRGQAMQAAVPVGVGAMCALLGGSVEAAERLAEEAATDPATGAKEVCTLANDNDPTQVVLSGHAGAIDRAIVLSKELGFRRAVLLPVSAPFHCPLMEPAAARMDQALEATMPHPPRLPVFANVTAKPVADPEEIRKLLVAQVMGRVRWRESMGAMADVGVTHFVELGGKVLAPMIKRSTTDTDVVSVVTMEDCEALARTL; from the coding sequence ATGCGCGCATTCGTATTCCCCGGACAGGGCAGCCAGAAGATCGGCATGGGCACCGACCTTGCCGCGTCCAGCGCCGCCGCACGCGAGGTGTTCGAGGAGGTTGACGACGCACTGGACCTCAAGCTGTCGGCCATCATGGCGGACGGGCCGGAGGACACGCTGACCCTCACCGAAAACGCGCAGCCCGCGATCATGGCAAACGCCATCGCCACGCTGCGCGTGCTGGAAAGGGATTTCGGCATCGTGCTGGCGGACAAGGCCGATTACGTCGCGGGCCACAGCCTGGGCGAATATACCGCCCTGTGCTCGGTGGGCGCGTTCTCGCTGCCCGACGCGGCGCGGCTGCTGAAGCTGCGCGGACAGGCGATGCAGGCGGCGGTGCCGGTCGGCGTTGGCGCGATGTGCGCGCTGCTGGGCGGCAGCGTTGAGGCTGCCGAGAGACTGGCCGAAGAGGCCGCGACCGATCCCGCCACCGGCGCGAAGGAAGTCTGCACGCTGGCGAACGACAATGATCCGACGCAGGTCGTGCTGTCGGGCCATGCCGGCGCGATCGACCGCGCGATCGTGCTGTCCAAGGAACTGGGCTTTCGCCGCGCGGTGCTGCTGCCGGTATCCGCCCCGTTCCACTGCCCGCTGATGGAACCCGCCGCCGCCAGGATGGACCAGGCGCTGGAAGCGACCATGCCCCATCCCCCGCGCCTGCCGGTGTTCGCCAATGTCACCGCCAAACCGGTCGCCGACCCTGAGGAGATCCGCAAGCTGCTGGTCGCGCAGGTCATGGGCCGCGTCCGCTGGCGCGAGAGCATGGGTGCGATGGCCGATGTCGGCGTGACGCATTTCGTCGAGCTGGGCGGCAAGGTGCTGGCTCCGATGATCAAGCGCTCGACCACCGATACCGATGTCGTCAGCGTCGTCACCATGGAAGATTGCGAGGCGCTGGCAAGGACCCTGTAA
- the dnaN gene encoding DNA polymerase III subunit beta, whose protein sequence is MKATIERATLLHSLSHVQSVVERRNTIPILSNVLIEAAADGNVRLMATDLDLQVVEVMPAASVEGAGAITVSAHLLFDIARKLPDGAQVSLETSENRMIVKAGRSRFQLPTLPRDDFPVIVEGDLPTSFELPAATLAQMIDRTRFAISTEETRYYLNGIFLHVADDGPNGSAQLKAAATDGHRLARFTIVRPDGAEGMPDVIVPRKCVAELRKLLEESLDTNVAVDLSASKIRFTLGGEGGIVLTSKLIDGTFPDYSRVIPTGNDKLLKVDPKSFFAGVDRVATIATEKTRAVKMALDHDRVTLSVTSPDNGTAAEELAADYGAEGLEIGFNANYLKDILAQIEGDNVELHLADAGAPTLIRQNAQSPALYVLMPMRV, encoded by the coding sequence ATGAAGGCGACGATCGAACGGGCAACCCTGCTGCACAGCCTGTCCCATGTGCAGTCCGTGGTGGAACGCCGCAACACGATCCCCATCCTCTCGAACGTGTTGATCGAGGCTGCCGCCGACGGCAATGTCCGGCTGATGGCGACCGACCTCGACCTGCAGGTGGTGGAGGTGATGCCCGCCGCCTCGGTCGAGGGTGCGGGCGCGATCACCGTGTCGGCGCATCTGCTGTTCGACATCGCGCGCAAGCTGCCCGACGGCGCGCAGGTCAGCCTCGAGACGAGCGAGAACCGCATGATCGTCAAGGCGGGCCGCAGCCGGTTCCAGCTGCCCACCTTGCCGCGCGACGACTTCCCGGTGATCGTCGAGGGCGACCTGCCGACCAGCTTCGAGCTTCCCGCCGCGACCCTGGCGCAGATGATCGACCGCACGCGCTTCGCCATCAGCACCGAGGAAACGCGCTACTACCTCAACGGCATCTTCCTGCATGTCGCTGACGATGGCCCGAACGGTTCGGCCCAGCTGAAGGCGGCGGCCACCGACGGACACCGCCTTGCCCGCTTCACCATCGTCCGCCCCGACGGGGCCGAGGGGATGCCCGACGTGATCGTGCCGCGCAAATGCGTCGCCGAACTGCGCAAGCTGCTGGAAGAATCGCTCGACACCAATGTCGCGGTCGACCTGTCGGCTTCCAAGATCCGCTTCACCCTTGGGGGCGAGGGCGGCATCGTGCTGACCAGCAAGCTGATCGACGGCACCTTCCCCGATTACAGCCGCGTGATCCCGACCGGCAACGACAAGCTGCTCAAGGTCGATCCCAAGAGCTTCTTCGCCGGCGTCGACCGCGTGGCGACCATCGCCACCGAAAAGACCCGCGCGGTCAAGATGGCGCTCGACCACGACCGCGTGACGCTGTCCGTCACCAGCCCCGACAACGGCACCGCGGCCGAGGAGCTGGCCGCCGACTACGGGGCAGAGGGGCTGGAGATCGGTTTCAACGCCAATTACCTGAAGGACATCCTCGCCCAGATCGAGGGCGACAATGTCGAACTCCACCTCGCCGACGCGGGCGCGCCCACGCTGATCCGCCAGAACGCGCAGAGCCCCGCGCTATACGTGCTGATGCCGATGCGCGTCTGA
- a CDS encoding alpha/beta fold hydrolase encodes MQFDYRNISVGGLTMRAALLDNGGKGPKTPPLLMLNGIGFNAELLEPMALELARPGRDAPEGRAVVIPDMPGCGGSPDSNSHLLMCGLSTAVTDLMEALHPGTPFDCIGFSWGGALAQQIAVQASRKLTRLGLISTTSGLPVAPTNPEVIRRLFDPEEYVHPRRLADNFRALIAEGGAGAGLMRRFRSPSPQGLSNQLLALTGWSVAPMLPFVRVPVALVGVADDAIVPYAHHTMLGCLVPHARKIEIRSGGHLSSLARPERVAPALRRFLAA; translated from the coding sequence ATGCAATTCGACTATCGCAATATCAGCGTCGGCGGTCTGACCATGCGCGCCGCTTTGCTGGACAATGGCGGGAAAGGGCCGAAGACGCCGCCCTTGCTGATGCTGAACGGCATCGGCTTCAACGCCGAATTGCTGGAACCGATGGCGCTGGAACTGGCGAGACCCGGCCGTGACGCTCCGGAAGGCCGCGCCGTGGTGATCCCCGACATGCCGGGCTGCGGAGGATCGCCGGACAGCAATTCCCACCTCCTGATGTGCGGATTGTCGACTGCCGTTACCGATCTGATGGAGGCGTTGCATCCCGGCACGCCCTTCGACTGCATCGGCTTTTCCTGGGGCGGCGCACTGGCGCAGCAGATCGCGGTCCAGGCCTCGCGCAAGCTGACGCGGCTGGGTCTGATCTCGACGACTTCGGGCCTGCCCGTGGCGCCTACCAATCCCGAGGTGATCCGCCGCCTGTTCGATCCGGAGGAATATGTCCATCCGCGCCGGCTGGCCGACAATTTCCGCGCGCTGATCGCCGAGGGCGGAGCGGGTGCGGGGCTGATGCGCCGGTTCCGCTCGCCATCGCCGCAGGGGCTCAGCAACCAGCTGCTGGCGCTGACCGGTTGGAGCGTTGCTCCCATGCTGCCGTTCGTGCGGGTGCCGGTCGCGCTGGTCGGCGTGGCGGACGATGCGATCGTACCGTATGCGCATCACACCATGCTCGGCTGCCTGGTGCCGCATGCCCGGAAGATCGAGATTCGTTCGGGCGGCCATCTGTCGTCGCTGGCGCGTCCCGAACGCGTGGCGCCTGCGCTGCGCAGATTTCTGGCCGCCTGA
- a CDS encoding FAD-dependent oxidoreductase, translating into MRHIAIIGSGPAGYYTAEAAIKEWGEDIRVDVFDRLPVPYGLIRTGVAPDHQTIKAVSRRYEKTALTRNVRFVGNIAIGKDISLAELQALYDAVIIATGAPHDRDLGIPGDNLPGVIGSASFVGWYNGHPSFTDLHPDLSGRRAVVIGNGNVALDIARILSKTRREFAGSDIVAHALDAIEGSQLDEIVILGRRGPHQIAMTPKELGELRELERAAPHVDPGDLPPAIADEALEPGQRKSVQWLRQFAEDDLAKPLRISFDFFARPVRILGTDRVEGVEVERTIVTDGRLNGTGEFYMIPCHLVISAIGYRSAPIPGAPFDEGAGRFASDDGRISVSPDDGGLYCVGWARRGPTGTIGTNKPDGFAIIAKLAEDIASGAIGPEGKAGRSGFDALAAERKLDIVTFRDWQKIEEAEIAAARSGAPREKFTLVEEMIRAGR; encoded by the coding sequence ATGCGGCATATCGCGATTATCGGATCGGGGCCCGCGGGCTATTACACGGCCGAAGCCGCCATCAAGGAATGGGGCGAGGACATTCGGGTCGACGTGTTCGACCGGCTTCCGGTGCCCTATGGGCTGATCCGCACGGGCGTCGCGCCCGATCACCAGACGATCAAGGCGGTCTCTCGCAGATACGAAAAGACGGCTCTGACCCGGAATGTCCGCTTTGTCGGTAATATCGCCATCGGCAAGGACATCTCGCTGGCGGAGCTACAGGCGCTTTACGATGCGGTGATCATTGCCACGGGCGCTCCGCATGATCGCGATCTGGGCATTCCGGGCGATAACCTTCCCGGCGTGATCGGCAGCGCGTCCTTCGTCGGCTGGTACAACGGTCACCCCAGTTTCACAGACCTGCATCCCGACCTGTCGGGCAGGCGCGCGGTCGTGATCGGGAACGGCAATGTCGCGCTGGATATCGCCCGCATCCTTTCCAAGACCCGCCGCGAATTCGCTGGGTCGGATATCGTGGCCCATGCGCTCGACGCGATCGAAGGGTCGCAACTGGACGAGATCGTCATCCTTGGCCGCAGGGGTCCGCATCAGATCGCCATGACGCCCAAGGAACTTGGCGAGCTGCGCGAGCTGGAGCGGGCCGCGCCCCATGTCGATCCCGGCGACCTGCCCCCCGCAATCGCGGATGAGGCGCTGGAGCCAGGACAGCGCAAATCGGTTCAATGGCTGCGCCAGTTCGCCGAAGATGATCTCGCCAAGCCGCTGCGCATCAGCTTCGACTTTTTCGCTCGCCCCGTGCGGATCCTCGGCACCGACCGGGTCGAGGGGGTCGAGGTGGAGCGTACGATCGTCACAGATGGCAGGCTGAACGGAACAGGGGAATTCTACATGATCCCCTGCCACCTCGTCATCTCGGCCATCGGCTATCGCAGCGCGCCCATTCCCGGTGCGCCTTTCGACGAGGGAGCCGGGCGCTTTGCCAGTGACGACGGGCGCATTTCCGTCTCGCCCGATGATGGCGGGCTGTATTGCGTCGGCTGGGCGCGGCGGGGCCCGACCGGGACGATCGGCACCAACAAGCCGGACGGTTTCGCGATCATCGCCAAGCTGGCGGAGGATATCGCCAGCGGCGCCATCGGGCCCGAAGGCAAGGCAGGCCGATCCGGCTTCGACGCGCTTGCCGCCGAGCGCAAACTGGACATCGTGACCTTCCGCGACTGGCAGAAGATCGAGGAGGCGGAGATTGCCGCCGCCCGGTCCGGCGCCCCGCGCGAGAAATTCACGCTGGTAGAGGAGATGATCCGCGCCGGCCGCTGA
- a CDS encoding LD-carboxypeptidase: protein MIRVAICAPSASLPRELAAEVQHVAASFGDVELTFHDQCFIEQGHFAGSDQQRLDALVECANDANYDAVWFARGGYGSNRIAQDAIARMGPVAQGKIWLGSSDGGYLLGALYKAGIGRSVHAPMPLDIRRDHGADAIGTVLSWLSGDTGQLEPHLDGRPTAAFNLMTLAMLSGTTLMPDLSGHVVMVEEVSEYLYAVDRLFFHVTANLPPSVLGIRLGRVSDIPENDRDFGMTAEEIARHWCDRSGIPFLGTADIGHDAANRIVPFGVTDRNASLGLAGFTLGKPRSWQ from the coding sequence ATGATCCGCGTCGCCATCTGTGCTCCATCCGCTTCCCTGCCCCGCGAACTGGCGGCAGAGGTTCAGCACGTCGCCGCAAGCTTCGGCGATGTCGAACTGACCTTCCACGACCAGTGCTTCATCGAACAGGGCCATTTCGCCGGTTCGGACCAGCAGCGGTTGGACGCGCTGGTCGAATGCGCGAACGATGCGAACTATGACGCGGTGTGGTTCGCGCGCGGCGGATATGGATCGAATCGCATCGCGCAGGACGCCATCGCCCGCATGGGACCCGTCGCGCAGGGCAAGATCTGGCTGGGCAGCTCGGACGGTGGCTATCTGCTGGGCGCGCTCTACAAGGCGGGGATCGGCCGGTCGGTCCACGCGCCCATGCCGCTCGACATCAGGCGCGACCACGGCGCGGACGCGATCGGCACGGTGCTGTCGTGGCTGTCGGGCGATACCGGCCAGCTCGAACCCCATCTCGACGGCAGGCCGACCGCCGCGTTCAACCTGATGACCCTGGCGATGCTGTCGGGCACGACGCTGATGCCCGACCTGTCGGGCCACGTGGTGATGGTCGAGGAGGTGAGCGAATATCTTTACGCCGTCGACCGGCTGTTCTTCCATGTCACCGCCAACCTGCCCCCGTCGGTGCTGGGAATCCGGCTGGGCCGCGTCAGCGACATTCCCGAAAACGACCGCGATTTCGGAATGACCGCCGAAGAAATCGCCCGCCACTGGTGCGATCGCAGCGGCATCCCCTTCCTGGGCACTGCGGATATCGGCCACGACGCGGCCAATCGCATCGTCCCGTTCGGCGTGACCGATCGCAATGCCTCGCTGGGGCTGGCCGGTTTCACCCTTGGCAAGCCGCGTTCCTGGCAATAA
- the lepA gene encoding translation elongation factor 4, with protein MSTDLSTIRNFSIIAHIDHGKSTLADRLIQVTGGLTDREMSEQVLDNMDIERERGITIKAQTVRLNYTAQDGITYQLNLMDTPGHVDFAYEVSRSLAACEGALLVVDAAQGVEAQTLANVYQSIEHDHEIVPVINKIDLPAAEPEKVKTEIEDIIGIDAQDAVLTSAKSGIGIEEVLEAVVRRIPAPTGDRAKPLQALLVDSWYDPYLGVVILVRVMDGVMKKGDQIRFMQGGTQHLVDRVGCMRPKIEQLPELGPGEIGFITAQIKEVEQAKVGDTITTVKGGATQALPGYKEVQPVVFCGLFPVDAADFEKLRESIGKLRLNDASFSFEMESSAALGFGFRCGFLGLLHLEIIQERLSREYDLDLITTAPSVVYRLQLSASRTDDARELYLHNPADYPDVNRIESIEEPWIKAVIYTPDEYLGPILKLCQDRRGVQRDLTYVGGRAQVTYELPLNEVVFDFYDRLKSISRGYASFDYEQIGLREGDLVKMNILVNNEPVDALSLIVHRNVAEARGRGMCERLKDLIPRHLFKIPIQAAIGGKVIARETIAALRKDVTAKCYGGDITRKKKLLEKQKKGKARMREYGNVSIPQEAFIAALRMGEE; from the coding sequence ATGAGCACCGATCTCTCCACCATTCGCAATTTCAGCATTATCGCCCACATCGACCATGGCAAATCGACCCTGGCCGACCGGCTGATCCAGGTCACCGGCGGGCTGACCGACCGTGAGATGAGCGAGCAAGTCCTTGATAACATGGACATTGAGCGTGAGCGCGGCATCACCATCAAGGCGCAGACCGTTCGCCTGAACTATACCGCGCAGGATGGCATCACCTATCAGCTGAACCTGATGGACACGCCGGGCCATGTCGACTTTGCCTATGAGGTCAGCCGCAGCCTTGCCGCGTGCGAAGGCGCGCTGCTGGTCGTGGACGCGGCGCAGGGGGTGGAAGCGCAGACGCTGGCCAATGTCTATCAGTCGATCGAGCACGACCATGAAATCGTGCCCGTCATCAACAAGATAGACCTTCCCGCCGCCGAGCCCGAGAAGGTCAAGACCGAGATCGAGGACATCATCGGTATCGACGCGCAGGACGCGGTGCTGACCAGCGCCAAGTCGGGCATCGGGATCGAGGAAGTGCTGGAAGCCGTGGTCAGGCGCATTCCCGCGCCCACCGGCGACCGGGCGAAGCCGCTGCAGGCGCTGCTGGTCGATAGCTGGTACGATCCATACCTGGGCGTCGTCATCCTGGTGCGGGTGATGGACGGCGTGATGAAGAAGGGCGACCAGATCCGCTTCATGCAGGGCGGGACCCAGCACCTGGTGGACCGGGTCGGCTGCATGCGGCCCAAGATCGAGCAGCTGCCCGAACTTGGCCCCGGCGAGATCGGCTTCATCACCGCGCAGATCAAGGAGGTCGAGCAGGCCAAGGTCGGCGACACGATCACCACGGTGAAGGGCGGCGCGACGCAGGCGCTGCCCGGGTACAAGGAAGTGCAGCCGGTGGTGTTCTGCGGGCTGTTCCCCGTCGACGCCGCCGATTTCGAGAAATTGCGCGAAAGCATCGGCAAGCTGCGGCTGAACGACGCGAGCTTCTCGTTCGAGATGGAATCGAGCGCGGCGCTGGGCTTCGGTTTCCGCTGCGGGTTCTTGGGCCTGCTGCATCTGGAGATCATTCAGGAACGGCTGAGCCGCGAATACGATCTCGACCTTATCACCACGGCGCCGTCGGTGGTTTACCGGTTGCAGCTGTCCGCCTCGCGCACCGATGATGCGCGCGAGCTTTATCTGCACAATCCGGCGGATTATCCCGACGTCAACCGGATCGAGAGCATCGAGGAGCCGTGGATCAAGGCGGTGATCTACACGCCCGACGAATATCTGGGGCCGATCCTGAAACTGTGCCAGGACCGGCGCGGCGTCCAGCGCGACCTGACCTATGTCGGCGGGCGCGCGCAGGTGACCTATGAACTGCCGCTCAACGAGGTGGTGTTCGATTTCTACGACCGGCTCAAGAGCATCAGCCGCGGCTATGCCAGCTTCGACTATGAACAGATCGGCCTGCGCGAGGGCGATCTCGTCAAGATGAACATCCTCGTCAACAACGAGCCGGTCGATGCGCTGTCGCTGATCGTCCATCGCAACGTCGCCGAGGCGCGCGGACGCGGCATGTGCGAGCGGCTGAAGGACCTGATCCCGCGCCATCTGTTCAAGATCCCGATCCAGGCGGCGATCGGCGGCAAGGTGATCGCCCGCGAGACGATCGCCGCGCTGCGCAAGGACGTGACCGCCAAGTGCTATGGCGGCGACATCACGCGCAAGAAGAAGCTGCTGGAGAAGCAGAAGAAGGGCAAGGCGCGGATGCGGGAATACGGCAATGTGTCGATCCCGCAGGAGGCCTTCATCGCCGCGCTGCGGATGGGGGAAGAGTGA
- a CDS encoding FKBP-type peptidyl-prolyl cis-trans isomerase, with amino-acid sequence MATPKTGDTVVIDFSVKTADGNVVGGTDQNGPQVVTIGKGEIMPQIEAALEHMEEGAEQDVTIEAEQAFGPRRDELIIEIPRSTLPPEPAPQPGMTLAAQQQDGSEMNLTIVQVGDESVTADGNHPLAGEDLTFGLKLVEIRQAA; translated from the coding sequence ATGGCCACTCCCAAGACCGGCGACACCGTCGTCATCGATTTTTCCGTAAAGACCGCGGACGGCAATGTCGTCGGCGGCACCGACCAGAACGGCCCGCAGGTCGTCACCATCGGCAAGGGCGAGATCATGCCCCAGATCGAGGCTGCGCTCGAGCATATGGAAGAAGGTGCGGAGCAGGACGTCACGATCGAGGCGGAGCAGGCCTTCGGACCCCGCCGCGACGAGTTGATCATCGAGATTCCGCGCTCCACCCTGCCGCCCGAACCCGCGCCGCAGCCCGGCATGACGCTGGCTGCCCAGCAGCAGGACGGCAGCGAGATGAACCTGACCATCGTGCAGGTGGGCGACGAGAGCGTGACCGCCGACGGCAACCACCCGCTCGCCGGCGAGGATCTGACCTTCGGCCTCAAGCTGGTGGAGATCAGGCAGGCCGCTTGA
- a CDS encoding metallophosphoesterase family protein has protein sequence MVLMKNLFPASLTGSRSSQQPKFERVYAIGDIHGRLDLFRRLIADVAIDNRLRDPKVTGIVLLGDVIDRGPQSAELLRACRELARSTDRFVMLKGNHEAMMVTALRRDFSFLKPWLRYGGRETLHSFGMTDADIDEPEPFDMAADARRRIGEDMLDWVDSLPISLRAMNYLFVHAGIRPGIPLKEQEEDDMLWIRDEFLNSTGDFGGIIVVHGHTVFEGRPGITDHRIGIDTGAYYTGQLTAVGLEAGEGWIFSTTDPSRSRGQADDYDPVRELAKTGD, from the coding sequence ATGGTCCTGATGAAGAACCTTTTCCCGGCCTCGCTGACAGGATCGCGATCGTCCCAGCAGCCCAAGTTCGAACGCGTGTACGCGATCGGCGACATCCACGGGCGGCTGGACCTGTTCCGCAGGCTGATCGCCGATGTCGCGATCGACAACCGGCTGCGCGACCCCAAGGTCACCGGCATCGTGCTGCTGGGCGATGTCATCGACCGCGGCCCGCAATCGGCCGAACTGCTGCGCGCATGCCGCGAACTGGCGCGCAGCACCGACCGCTTCGTCATGCTAAAGGGCAATCACGAGGCGATGATGGTCACCGCCCTGCGCCGCGACTTCAGCTTCCTGAAGCCGTGGCTGCGCTATGGCGGGCGCGAGACGCTGCACAGTTTCGGCATGACCGATGCCGATATCGACGAGCCCGAGCCCTTCGACATGGCCGCCGACGCCCGCCGCCGCATCGGCGAGGACATGCTGGACTGGGTCGATTCGCTGCCCATATCGCTGCGCGCCATGAACTATTTGTTCGTCCACGCCGGGATCCGCCCCGGCATCCCGCTGAAAGAGCAGGAAGAGGACGACATGCTTTGGATCCGCGACGAGTTCCTCAATTCCACTGGGGACTTCGGCGGCATTATCGTGGTACATGGGCATACCGTGTTCGAAGGCAGGCCGGGCATCACCGATCACCGCATCGGCATCGATACCGGCGCCTATTACACGGGTCAGCTGACCGCCGTGGGGCTGGAAGCGGGCGAAGGGTGGATCTTCTCCACCACCGACCCGTCCCGGTCGCGGGGGCAGGCCGACGATTACGATCCGGTGCGGGAGCTGGCGAAAACCGGCGACTGA
- the fabG gene encoding 3-oxoacyl-[acyl-carrier-protein] reductase produces MFDLTGMTALVTGASGGIGSAIARSLASQGARLALSGTNAAKLRAFREQLNDEHAPKDGTDHVEITCDLSNPVQVEELVPAAIDTLGKLDILVNNAGITRDGLMMRMKDEDWEQVMQVNLNSAFRLMRAATRPMMKAKFGRMISITSVVGTTGNPGQMNYAAAKAGLTGMTKSLAQELASRNITVNCVAPGFIRTAMTDVLPDDQKAALNGRIPMGRMGEGGDIGAAVAYLASREAGYVTGQTLHVNGGMAMI; encoded by the coding sequence ATGTTCGACCTTACCGGCATGACCGCCCTTGTCACCGGCGCCAGCGGCGGCATCGGCTCCGCCATCGCGCGCAGCCTTGCCAGCCAGGGCGCTCGGCTGGCGCTGTCGGGCACCAATGCGGCCAAGCTGCGCGCCTTTCGCGAACAGCTGAACGACGAACACGCCCCGAAGGACGGCACCGACCACGTCGAGATCACCTGCGACCTGTCGAACCCCGTTCAGGTCGAGGAACTGGTCCCCGCCGCCATCGACACGCTGGGCAAGCTCGACATCCTGGTCAACAATGCCGGCATCACCCGCGACGGGCTGATGATGCGGATGAAGGACGAGGATTGGGAACAGGTCATGCAGGTGAACCTCAATTCCGCGTTCCGCCTGATGCGCGCCGCGACCCGCCCGATGATGAAGGCGAAGTTCGGGCGCATGATCTCGATCACCAGCGTCGTCGGCACCACCGGCAATCCCGGCCAGATGAACTATGCCGCGGCCAAGGCGGGGCTGACGGGCATGACCAAGAGCCTTGCGCAGGAACTGGCCAGCCGCAACATCACGGTGAACTGCGTTGCCCCCGGCTTCATCCGCACCGCGATGACCGACGTGCTGCCCGACGACCAGAAGGCCGCATTGAACGGCCGCATCCCGATGGGCCGCATGGGCGAAGGCGGCGACATCGGCGCGGCGGTTGCCTATCTGGCGTCGAGGGAAGCAGGCTATGTCACCGGACAGACGCTGCATGTGAACGGCGGGATGGCGATGATCTAA
- a CDS encoding murein L,D-transpeptidase catalytic domain family protein, which translates to MNFSRRNFVASASTLLATSATMARAKSGAVGPGPAGSSMVSKPVVQPLAPDLVRSSGVRPDLFVSAMDALDRHGARLKRDRIGIVDFGAHSSQPRFHLVDLSSGQTRSLLVSHGSGSDPAYSGWLERFSNRPGSNATSEGAYATAQYYTGKHGRSQRLVGLDPTNDNAMDRAIVVHSAWYAEPDMVEQHGKLGRSQGCFAFPFADLDTVFAHLGEGRLIYARKMDAGAGASFLT; encoded by the coding sequence ATGAACTTCAGTCGCCGCAATTTCGTCGCTTCCGCCTCTACGCTGCTCGCCACCTCCGCCACGATGGCGCGGGCGAAATCCGGTGCCGTGGGACCCGGCCCGGCAGGATCCAGCATGGTGTCGAAGCCGGTGGTCCAGCCGCTTGCGCCCGACCTCGTCCGCAGCAGCGGCGTGCGCCCCGACCTGTTCGTATCCGCAATGGATGCGCTCGACCGGCACGGCGCGCGGCTCAAGCGCGACCGCATCGGCATCGTCGATTTCGGCGCCCATTCCTCGCAGCCGCGTTTCCACCTTGTCGACCTGTCCAGCGGGCAGACGCGCTCGCTGCTCGTCTCGCACGGCAGCGGGTCCGACCCGGCCTATAGCGGCTGGCTGGAACGCTTCTCCAACCGCCCCGGCTCCAACGCCACCAGCGAGGGTGCCTATGCGACCGCGCAATACTACACCGGCAAGCACGGACGTTCGCAGCGGCTGGTCGGGCTGGACCCGACCAACGACAATGCGATGGACCGTGCCATCGTGGTCCACAGCGCCTGGTATGCCGAACCCGATATGGTCGAACAGCACGGCAAGCTGGGCCGCAGCCAGGGCTGCTTCGCCTTTCCCTTCGCCGACCTCGACACGGTGTTCGCGCATCTGGGCGAAGGACGGCTGATCTATGCCCGCAAGATGGACGCGGGCGCTGGGGCATCGTTCCTGACCTGA
- a CDS encoding outer membrane protein assembly factor BamD, giving the protein MTAHDRAAAPQRPPLRPHARSAASKPGLLRAALVAAPALVLAACGGSGGGADAPDTAYVARDVETLYFAAKDRLDRGQVQQAAALFDEVERQHPYSEWARRAQLMSAFSYYVARDYTSAIRAAQRFLSIHPGNKDAPYAQYLIALSYYEQISDVQRDQAITLQAKQALTEVIRRYPGSGYAADAQLKLDLVNDHLAGKEMAIGRFYQSNGKWLASTLRFREVTEDYQTTSHAAEALYRLTESYLAIGLPEEAKKSAAVLGQNYPGSEWYEKAYELMEDKAESFVG; this is encoded by the coding sequence ATGACTGCCCACGACCGCGCCGCTGCGCCCCAGCGCCCCCCCCTGCGCCCCCATGCCCGTTCCGCCGCCAGCAAGCCTGGCCTGCTGCGCGCCGCGCTCGTCGCCGCGCCCGCGCTGGTGCTTGCGGCATGCGGCGGCAGCGGCGGCGGGGCCGATGCGCCCGACACCGCCTATGTCGCGCGCGATGTGGAGACGCTCTATTTCGCGGCAAAGGACCGCCTGGACCGCGGGCAGGTGCAGCAGGCCGCCGCGCTGTTCGACGAGGTCGAGCGCCAGCACCCCTATTCCGAATGGGCCCGCCGCGCCCAGCTGATGAGCGCGTTTTCCTATTACGTGGCGCGCGACTATACCTCGGCCATTCGCGCGGCGCAGCGTTTCCTGTCGATCCATCCCGGCAACAAGGACGCGCCCTATGCGCAATATCTGATCGCGCTGTCCTATTACGAGCAGATCAGCGACGTGCAGCGCGACCAGGCGATCACGCTGCAGGCCAAGCAGGCGCTGACCGAGGTGATCCGCCGCTATCCGGGCAGCGGCTATGCCGCCGACGCGCAGCTCAAGCTCGACCTGGTGAACGATCATCTGGCGGGCAAGGAGATGGCGATCGGCCGCTTCTATCAAAGCAACGGCAAGTGGCTGGCATCGACGCTGCGGTTCCGCGAGGTGACCGAGGATTACCAGACCACCAGCCACGCGGCCGAGGCGCTCTATCGCCTGACCGAAAGCTATCTTGCCATCGGCCTGCCCGAGGAAGCGAAGAAGTCCGCCGCCGTGCTGGGCCAGAACTATCCTGGCAGCGAGTGGTACGAAAAGGCCTATGAGCTGATGGAAGACAAGGCCGAAAGCTTCGTCGGCTGA